From Butyricimonas paravirosa, one genomic window encodes:
- a CDS encoding zinc-dependent metalloprotease, translating to MKRYISIIVLLVLALGAMAQGKEPMAFTAFFKNGMDKVEGILPVYKGADKYYLEIPMNLLGREMFFSGVVMRGTGIPYAMTEGMGVAVFKAEPGNRVSLSKGILGERVSDTTSGMYKLMAERILEPVHVMYPVVARGTDGVSPIIEITSLVKTSPEWFGSAERGAADASNSEITGVKKLEDGVKFSVVRVHSFAKQGFLGVPGKEGIVPIEMECIIRVLPEKSMVVRYADPRVGYRTLSYLDYGSNPQGVKKESLIYKWNLSVNPKDQELVQRNQLVEPEKPIVFYIAPEVPERFRPAIRKGILAWQAAFEQAGFKDAIQVKDADQTVDLALADAVVCCYPGSGNVSSSILVHPRTGEILKCRVNVPYYFMADDMREYLLQCGNVDERVIKDLSDEELVMDLLRYKVSSEVANVFGMLPNYAASMAFSAKQMRNPKWVAENGYTVSVTDELPFNYAVQPGDGVNVKDLIPRVGSYDRWAIMWGYKQYSAVTDAEKDRLILNRLCGSVKKAKVLHYRGFDSNNPMGIRGDLGKDRVVVTELGMKNLERMYPKLEEITAKIDGEGWSELEKMYSKAQSLYCDYLKQVGGLIGGRYTAPVIKESDERPVTYVSREEQKEAMEFMNRYLFSGIPAWFDSSLNLKNGWLTIEEMVRRFVGSWMKEKLDEGCIGILLQGEMADGKNAYTVENFFNDLDRMIFNDYRVTEVTSVHRKNVQYSYVKGMADGMVEVQGKPKSEEYMMVMKMHAREMKEKLEQLGESHRDKGERAYFRSLAAKLKL from the coding sequence ATGAAAAGATATATAAGTATTATCGTACTACTGGTGTTGGCTCTCGGGGCTATGGCACAGGGGAAGGAACCGATGGCGTTTACAGCATTTTTTAAAAATGGGATGGATAAGGTAGAAGGGATTTTACCGGTTTACAAGGGGGCGGATAAGTATTATCTAGAGATTCCTATGAATTTGTTGGGACGGGAGATGTTTTTTTCCGGGGTCGTGATGAGGGGAACGGGGATTCCTTACGCGATGACGGAAGGAATGGGGGTTGCCGTGTTCAAGGCAGAACCGGGAAACCGGGTGTCGTTGTCAAAAGGGATTTTGGGAGAACGGGTTTCCGATACGACTTCAGGGATGTATAAATTGATGGCGGAACGGATACTGGAACCGGTTCATGTCATGTATCCCGTTGTGGCAAGAGGAACGGATGGGGTAAGTCCGATTATTGAGATTACCTCACTGGTGAAAACGAGTCCGGAATGGTTTGGTAGTGCCGAGAGAGGTGCCGCTGATGCGTCTAATTCAGAGATTACGGGGGTGAAGAAGTTGGAGGACGGAGTGAAATTTTCTGTGGTACGGGTTCATTCGTTTGCGAAACAAGGATTCTTGGGAGTACCAGGAAAAGAGGGAATCGTACCGATTGAAATGGAATGTATTATACGGGTGTTACCGGAAAAGTCGATGGTGGTACGTTACGCTGATCCTCGTGTCGGTTACCGGACATTGAGTTATTTGGATTACGGGAGTAACCCGCAGGGGGTGAAGAAAGAGTCGTTGATTTATAAATGGAATCTTTCGGTAAACCCTAAGGATCAGGAGTTAGTGCAACGAAATCAGCTGGTTGAACCGGAGAAACCGATTGTATTTTACATTGCCCCGGAGGTTCCGGAACGTTTTCGTCCGGCTATTCGGAAAGGGATTTTGGCTTGGCAGGCGGCTTTTGAGCAGGCTGGTTTTAAGGATGCAATACAGGTGAAGGATGCGGATCAGACTGTGGATTTGGCGTTAGCGGATGCTGTTGTGTGTTGTTATCCGGGGAGTGGAAATGTGAGTTCTTCTATTTTGGTACATCCGAGGACGGGGGAAATTTTGAAGTGTCGGGTGAATGTTCCGTATTATTTCATGGCGGATGATATGAGAGAGTATTTGTTACAATGTGGGAATGTGGATGAACGTGTGATAAAGGATTTGTCTGACGAGGAGTTGGTGATGGATTTGTTGCGTTATAAGGTGTCTTCGGAAGTGGCGAATGTTTTCGGGATGCTCCCGAATTATGCGGCTAGTATGGCGTTTTCGGCCAAGCAGATGAGAAATCCGAAATGGGTTGCCGAGAACGGGTACACAGTTTCCGTGACGGATGAATTGCCTTTTAATTATGCGGTTCAACCGGGAGACGGGGTAAACGTGAAAGATCTGATCCCGCGGGTAGGATCTTATGATCGGTGGGCGATTATGTGGGGCTACAAACAATATTCAGCGGTGACCGATGCGGAGAAGGATAGATTGATCTTGAATCGATTATGCGGTTCTGTGAAAAAGGCAAAAGTGTTGCATTATAGAGGTTTTGACAGTAATAATCCAATGGGTATACGGGGTGATTTGGGGAAAGACCGGGTTGTAGTGACAGAGTTGGGAATGAAGAATTTGGAGAGAATGTACCCGAAATTGGAAGAGATTACGGCAAAAATAGATGGAGAGGGATGGAGTGAGTTGGAAAAAATGTATTCTAAAGCTCAATCTTTGTATTGCGATTATTTGAAACAGGTCGGGGGATTGATTGGCGGGCGGTATACCGCTCCCGTGATAAAGGAAAGTGATGAAAGACCGGTTACATATGTTTCCCGGGAAGAGCAAAAAGAGGCAATGGAGTTTATGAATCGTTATTTGTTTTCAGGGATTCCGGCATGGTTTGACAGTAGTTTAAACTTGAAGAATGGGTGGCTGACGATTGAAGAGATGGTTAGGCGTTTTGTGGGTTCTTGGATGAAAGAGAAACTGGACGAGGGATGTATCGGTATTTTGTTACAAGGGGAAATGGCTGATGGGAAGAATGCGTACACGGTAGAGAATTTCTTTAACGATTTGGATCGTATGATTTTTAATGATTATCGAGTTACCGAAGTGACGAGTGTACATCGGAAAAATGTACAGTATAGCTACGTGAAGGGTATGGCGGATGGTATGGTGGAAGTGCAGGGAAAGCCCAAGTCCGAAGAGTATATGATGGTGATGAAAATGCACGCTCGGGAGATGAAGGAGAAATTGGAACAATTGGGTGAATCTCATCGAGATAAGGGGGAAAGAGCGTATTTCAGAAGTTTGGCGGCAAAACTTAAATTATGA
- a CDS encoding zinc-dependent metalloprotease — MKRFFRVIELCTCCLCVCLTDGTGQVKKGREQGMQATSVRESGVKEAVTIEKFVKPTAQRYKGMFNVYVQEGRYFVEIPKRLLGRDIAAMQVLAKGSAQNKRADTQLLGYAGDPLSTRLIRFEVGRENEVWLVEPETDKWVKDTTSEIVRLMKATERKPVAMIFDVKATGDESVLIDMTEVLLTDNNIFSLKDMKATLGLGGYQADRASVAGCSVFPDNVVFRMIKCYGAGAAPQLSPFAREEKVEQNPTVWELAVSLRLLPEEPMRPRYEDKRVGYFVVKGTEYGDSLKMKQATYACRWRMEPRPEEVEKYKRGELVEPRKPIVFYIDYDIPEFMIPHLIEGVRDWEKAFERAGFKNAIVAKRMPQPEEDPDFRPEDARNSIISYKASPIGNAFGLQTSDPRTGEILGARISLFHCVRDLLQKWYFAQAGAVDERVHHFPFPEEVMGRLVRYLVSHEVGHTLGLRHNFYSSSTYSVEQIRDKDYVKEHGHTASIMDYARFNYVAQPGDGIALEDLVPRLGEYDLFAIEWGYRYFPEMKDEQEEKAYLRAWTTRQRTENERRFFGTEYDARNPRCQSEDLGDNNMKANELGMENLKRIVKNITDWTEGDDTFGSIQAEMYKGVCDQYLKYITHVVNNIGGHFVYDKSRSEGAGMDMPIGREQQKEALAFLDKHFFHAPEWLFEEHLTDVARMNKVRVMRMLYGMICKQLAGSFLKMSEQEQVEECTYTLRECLDDLYGMIFTEVLNNQPVTSYRRELQRMYVASLRGVMARDFVDNPAITSLIFEQLERIKADARKAGKKSKDFMTRAYWDSFEF, encoded by the coding sequence ATGAAAAGATTTTTTAGGGTTATCGAGTTGTGTACGTGCTGTTTGTGCGTATGCTTGACAGATGGGACCGGACAGGTAAAAAAGGGGCGGGAGCAGGGAATGCAAGCGACTTCGGTGCGAGAGTCGGGGGTGAAAGAAGCGGTTACCATTGAGAAATTCGTGAAACCGACAGCACAACGATATAAAGGGATGTTTAATGTTTACGTGCAGGAGGGGCGGTATTTCGTGGAGATTCCCAAACGGTTATTGGGACGGGATATTGCAGCGATGCAGGTGTTGGCGAAGGGATCTGCCCAAAATAAAAGAGCGGATACTCAATTGCTGGGGTATGCGGGAGATCCTTTGTCTACCCGGTTAATTCGTTTCGAGGTTGGGAGGGAGAATGAGGTGTGGCTGGTGGAGCCGGAAACTGATAAATGGGTAAAGGATACGACAAGCGAGATTGTCCGGTTGATGAAAGCAACGGAACGTAAGCCTGTTGCCATGATTTTTGACGTGAAGGCAACGGGGGATGAGAGTGTGTTGATTGATATGACGGAGGTCTTGTTGACGGACAATAATATATTTTCATTAAAAGATATGAAAGCAACGCTTGGTCTGGGTGGTTATCAAGCCGATCGGGCGAGCGTGGCCGGATGTAGTGTGTTTCCGGATAATGTGGTTTTTCGGATGATTAAATGTTACGGGGCGGGAGCCGCACCACAATTGTCACCTTTCGCCCGGGAGGAGAAGGTGGAGCAGAATCCGACGGTGTGGGAATTGGCGGTGTCTTTACGTTTGTTGCCGGAAGAGCCGATGCGTCCGAGATACGAGGATAAACGGGTTGGGTATTTCGTGGTGAAGGGTACGGAGTACGGGGATTCCTTGAAGATGAAACAAGCGACATACGCCTGCCGGTGGAGGATGGAACCCCGGCCGGAAGAGGTGGAGAAATATAAACGGGGGGAATTGGTGGAACCCCGGAAACCAATCGTTTTTTATATAGATTATGATATTCCGGAATTTATGATCCCTCATTTGATCGAGGGAGTACGGGATTGGGAGAAGGCGTTTGAACGGGCGGGATTCAAGAATGCGATCGTGGCGAAACGGATGCCCCAACCTGAAGAAGATCCGGATTTCCGACCGGAGGATGCACGGAATTCAATTATTTCGTACAAGGCCTCACCGATTGGGAATGCTTTCGGATTGCAAACAAGTGATCCGAGAACCGGGGAGATTCTAGGAGCCCGTATTTCCTTGTTCCATTGTGTACGCGATTTGTTACAGAAATGGTATTTTGCCCAAGCGGGTGCGGTGGATGAACGAGTGCATCATTTCCCTTTCCCGGAAGAGGTGATGGGGAGACTGGTACGTTACCTTGTTTCTCATGAGGTTGGGCACACGTTGGGATTACGACATAATTTTTATAGTAGCAGTACTTATTCTGTCGAACAGATCCGGGATAAGGATTACGTGAAAGAACATGGACACACGGCATCGATCATGGATTATGCCCGCTTTAATTACGTGGCGCAACCCGGTGATGGAATTGCGTTGGAAGATTTGGTTCCGAGGCTGGGCGAGTATGATTTGTTTGCTATTGAGTGGGGATACCGTTATTTCCCGGAGATGAAGGACGAGCAGGAGGAAAAAGCTTATTTGAGGGCGTGGACTACTCGGCAAAGGACTGAGAACGAGCGTCGTTTCTTTGGTACGGAGTATGATGCTCGCAATCCCCGTTGCCAGAGTGAGGATTTGGGGGATAATAATATGAAAGCGAATGAGCTGGGAATGGAAAATCTGAAACGGATCGTGAAAAATATAACGGACTGGACGGAAGGAGATGATACATTTGGTTCCATTCAGGCAGAGATGTACAAGGGGGTATGTGATCAGTATTTGAAATATATCACTCATGTAGTGAATAATATCGGAGGACATTTCGTGTATGATAAATCACGTTCGGAGGGGGCAGGTATGGATATGCCTATCGGTAGGGAACAACAGAAGGAGGCATTGGCTTTTTTGGACAAGCATTTTTTCCATGCCCCGGAGTGGTTGTTTGAAGAGCATTTGACGGATGTTGCTCGAATGAATAAAGTACGGGTGATGCGGATGTTGTACGGGATGATATGCAAGCAGTTGGCCGGTTCTTTCTTAAAAATGTCGGAACAGGAACAGGTGGAAGAGTGTACATATACTTTGCGGGAGTGTTTGGACGATTTGTATGGAATGATTTTTACAGAGGTCTTGAATAATCAACCGGTGACTTCGTACCGCAGGGAGTTACAACGGATGTACGTGGCGAGTTTGAGAGGCGTGATGGCCCGGGATTTTGTGGATAACCCCGCAATTACTTCTTTGATTTTCGAACAGTTGGAGAGGATAAAGGCGGATGCCCGGAAGGCCGGAAAGAAGAGCAAGGATTTTATGACGAGGGCGTATTGGGACAGTTTTGAATTTTAG
- a CDS encoding RagB/SusD family nutrient uptake outer membrane protein, protein MKNIVYLIIVCFLCVSCGDFLKEYSKDLTYASSCKDLDEVMIGNGYMKSDATSSLSSSLISQSTLYYPWLFVMDDDVEEFATGVYKVTSEGPLTLMRPFYGWQKKPFQTIKGVLYDDPCWKKLYEHIGYLNVILSEIKEFSHEPEEDRNRITGEAEFLRGAYYYLLVNMYAKPYVKATASSDMGVPLNITEKIEDKYFSRESVETIYKQIVKDLKNAVDHLAGIQQATIYRVNETAARILLSRVYLYMGEWELAEVESEKAIQAGCPLWDLNGVDMTDNGSESTGNLKQQYMISATSPEVLFTQGMNVMNLLMYDGTNVGRFKASDELLQLYSKYSGEGITDLRMTGYFSVSRKKSDCYFSRKTSVLAKDIKAFDAFVIRSAEAYLNKAEAQAMQGKSEAIQTLKTLLENRFENGEIPTSIDGLQGENLVRFIREERRRELCFECHRWFDLRRYAVCEKYPEKKEVRHALYAPATVSNGMGVYEGEYVLKPYGEDAAWLMPIPDYEITYNKGEMKQNDEREERGIQ, encoded by the coding sequence ATGAAAAATATAGTATATTTGATAATAGTATGTTTTTTATGTGTTTCGTGTGGAGATTTCTTGAAAGAATATTCCAAAGACTTGACGTACGCATCATCGTGTAAGGATCTGGATGAGGTGATGATCGGGAACGGGTATATGAAATCTGATGCGACGAGTAGTTTGTCAAGTTCGCTAATTTCTCAAAGTACATTGTATTACCCGTGGCTATTTGTCATGGATGATGATGTGGAAGAGTTTGCTACCGGAGTGTATAAGGTGACATCAGAGGGACCGCTTACGTTAATGAGACCTTTTTACGGTTGGCAAAAAAAACCTTTTCAGACGATAAAGGGGGTTCTTTATGACGATCCTTGCTGGAAAAAACTATACGAGCATATCGGATACTTAAATGTGATTCTTTCAGAAATTAAAGAGTTTTCTCACGAGCCGGAGGAAGACAGGAACCGGATAACCGGTGAGGCCGAGTTTTTAAGAGGTGCGTATTATTATTTACTAGTGAATATGTACGCTAAACCTTACGTGAAAGCAACGGCATCTTCTGACATGGGTGTGCCTTTGAATATCACGGAGAAGATCGAGGATAAGTATTTTAGTCGGGAGTCCGTGGAGACGATATATAAACAGATTGTGAAGGATTTGAAGAATGCTGTGGATCACTTGGCCGGGATTCAGCAGGCGACTATTTATCGGGTGAACGAGACTGCAGCCAGAATCTTGTTGAGCCGGGTATATTTGTACATGGGTGAATGGGAATTGGCAGAGGTTGAAAGCGAAAAGGCTATTCAGGCCGGTTGCCCGTTGTGGGATCTGAACGGGGTTGATATGACGGATAACGGATCGGAGTCAACCGGAAATTTAAAACAACAATATATGATTTCCGCTACTTCTCCGGAAGTGTTGTTTACACAAGGGATGAACGTGATGAATTTGTTAATGTATGATGGTACGAACGTGGGACGTTTCAAGGCATCGGATGAATTACTTCAGTTGTATTCGAAATACAGTGGAGAGGGAATAACGGATTTACGTATGACAGGATATTTCTCCGTGTCTCGAAAGAAATCGGATTGTTATTTCAGTCGCAAGACGTCCGTGTTGGCAAAGGATATAAAGGCTTTTGACGCTTTCGTGATACGTTCGGCAGAGGCTTATTTGAATAAAGCAGAGGCTCAGGCGATGCAAGGAAAAAGCGAAGCGATCCAGACGTTGAAGACTTTATTGGAAAATCGTTTTGAAAATGGTGAGATCCCGACCTCCATCGACGGGTTACAGGGGGAGAATCTTGTGAGATTTATCCGGGAGGAAAGACGCCGTGAATTGTGTTTCGAGTGTCATCGTTGGTTTGATTTGCGACGATATGCCGTTTGTGAGAAGTATCCGGAGAAAAAAGAGGTCCGTCACGCGTTGTATGCTCCGGCCACGGTGTCAAACGGGATGGGGGTTTATGAAGGAGAGTATGTGCTGAAACCTTATGGAGAGGATGCGGCTTGGCTAATGCCGATTCCTGATTATGAGATAACTTATAATAAGGGAGAGATGAAACAGAATGACGAGCGGGAAGAGCGTGGTATTCAATAA
- a CDS encoding SusC/RagA family TonB-linked outer membrane protein has product MKKIRKSFDFSSFLCSLKMRLLLRRWGLMALMLLGLPFVVSAQNQKVTINVKDVDVQVVFKQIKEQTSLNFVYNADQLKVMKAVTLDVKDVTVDAALAKLFEGTAFEYKFEMQSIVIKKKVEQAENKKVTLSGQVTDKSGAPLPGVAVLLRGTTVGTATDMNGNFKFLVPREENTILVFSFIGMKRLEVPAKFDEPMKVKLEEDATELEEVNVISTGYYNVDKRHLTSSVTSLKMDDIMMPGVSTIDQMLEGNVPGMIFMQNSGQVGAAPKLKIRGSTTVLGSQAPLWVLDGVILSDPVNVDPQQINDLDFVNLLGNAISGLNPDDIDRIDVLKDASATAIYGPQASNGVIVITTKKGKVGAPAVSYSVTGTLRRRPHYSDRSVNVMNSKERIDLSRELVDKRLAVANLNSWVGYEAAAYDYFNGVIDHAEFDRRVRDMETCNTDWFDLLLRNSFSHNHSLSISGGAENVRYYASMGYSNENGNIRKEKNDRYTGMAKIDINYKRFNMTFSLNGNLQKKDYTPSEVGVMNYAYNTSRSVRAYDEEGELWFYQRHDLIGTETYDQPFSIINEQNNSYNKIETDQVALTMALGYKLTSWLKADAQFSFNISHSSNDTYYGEKTWYAACLRKLKTSTGVIDNNKTLLLSGGELTQDDTKSESYNLRGQLTFNRFLDKENIHQLTATVIGELSSTTYSGFKIVRRGYIPDRGMLFDKVEIGLDEETNRLKYPDYYTWLESDDARGTMKDNLTRKVGLVASASYVYKNSYILNANMRIDASNKFGDASNDRLLPIWSVSGRWNLHENVLKNVRQVNTLALKLSFGYQGNMSAQDSPRLIIKKGTTNEYFGEYESTITQYPNPDLKWEKTSTLNADVEFSLFNNKLNGSIGYYYRHTTDAFLSKTVSFVNGVGQYTVNKGELTNQGYELTLNFVPINTMTSINGQNKGFVWRFDPNFGSVFNQLLDKIKPKDKTIQDEIKYSDYLNGSVQIAGRPLNTFYSYKFKGLSPEDGRPMFYGTEETMMVNGEEVKTRDVYAEMDKEEVFMTVMERSGCREPFLQGSIRNYFGWRNWGLNLNLSYSIGSKVRMLQMYPNGTTAAPGPETNMRREFTRRWQQPGDERYTNIPGLLSSREYESTLSGYWWSGIPNEFASNIWKMYDNSNLRVASGDYLRLQNVSLRYVVPERLCQKLLLKSAYVSVTGTNLFTLCSKKLKGQDPSQSGSSSLVNLSIRPMYSFQLNVTF; this is encoded by the coding sequence ATGAAAAAAATCAGAAAGTCGTTTGATTTTTCGAGTTTTTTATGCTCGTTAAAGATGAGACTACTATTGAGAAGGTGGGGATTAATGGCGTTGATGCTACTGGGACTGCCTTTCGTGGTTTCAGCACAAAATCAAAAGGTGACGATCAACGTGAAGGACGTTGACGTGCAGGTGGTGTTTAAACAGATCAAGGAACAAACGAGCCTGAATTTCGTGTATAACGCGGATCAGTTGAAAGTGATGAAAGCCGTGACGCTGGACGTGAAAGATGTAACGGTGGATGCAGCCTTGGCTAAATTGTTCGAGGGAACCGCTTTCGAGTACAAGTTCGAGATGCAGTCGATCGTGATCAAGAAGAAAGTGGAACAGGCGGAGAATAAGAAAGTGACTTTGTCCGGGCAAGTGACGGATAAAAGTGGAGCACCATTACCCGGTGTGGCTGTGTTGTTGAGAGGTACGACGGTTGGGACGGCCACGGATATGAACGGGAATTTTAAATTTTTGGTTCCCCGGGAGGAGAATACAATATTGGTGTTCTCGTTTATCGGGATGAAACGTTTGGAGGTTCCGGCCAAGTTTGACGAGCCGATGAAGGTTAAACTGGAGGAGGATGCGACGGAGTTGGAGGAAGTGAACGTGATTTCCACGGGGTATTATAACGTGGACAAACGTCACTTGACGAGTTCCGTGACCTCGTTGAAGATGGACGATATTATGATGCCGGGGGTGAGTACGATTGACCAGATGTTGGAAGGGAATGTTCCCGGAATGATTTTCATGCAGAATTCGGGACAGGTGGGTGCTGCGCCGAAGTTGAAGATCCGGGGATCGACCACAGTGCTGGGATCACAGGCTCCTTTGTGGGTGCTGGACGGGGTTATCCTGTCTGATCCGGTGAATGTTGATCCGCAACAGATTAATGATCTTGATTTCGTGAATTTATTGGGAAATGCGATTTCGGGATTGAACCCGGATGATATTGATCGAATTGACGTGTTGAAGGATGCCTCTGCAACGGCAATTTATGGCCCGCAGGCATCTAACGGTGTGATCGTGATTACGACAAAGAAAGGTAAGGTGGGAGCCCCGGCGGTGTCTTATTCCGTAACGGGTACATTGCGTCGCCGTCCGCATTACTCGGATAGGTCCGTGAATGTGATGAATTCGAAAGAGAGAATCGATTTATCACGGGAACTTGTAGACAAACGTTTGGCTGTTGCCAATCTGAATAGCTGGGTTGGCTACGAAGCTGCTGCTTATGACTATTTTAACGGGGTGATTGATCATGCCGAGTTTGACCGGAGAGTGAGGGATATGGAGACTTGTAACACAGATTGGTTTGATCTCTTGTTAAGAAATTCATTTTCTCATAATCATTCTTTAAGTATTTCCGGAGGAGCAGAAAACGTGAGGTATTATGCATCCATGGGGTATAGTAACGAGAATGGAAATATCCGTAAGGAGAAGAATGATCGTTACACGGGAATGGCTAAAATTGATATTAATTATAAGCGATTTAATATGACTTTTTCTTTAAACGGGAATTTGCAGAAAAAGGATTACACGCCTAGTGAGGTGGGAGTGATGAATTATGCTTATAACACGAGCCGGAGTGTGAGGGCCTATGACGAGGAAGGCGAGTTGTGGTTTTACCAAAGGCATGATTTAATAGGTACCGAGACTTATGATCAACCATTCAGTATTATCAACGAACAGAATAATTCGTATAACAAGATTGAGACGGATCAGGTGGCGTTGACAATGGCTTTGGGATATAAATTAACGTCTTGGTTGAAAGCGGATGCTCAATTTTCTTTTAATATATCCCATTCTTCAAATGATACTTATTATGGAGAAAAGACTTGGTATGCAGCGTGCCTGAGAAAATTGAAAACATCCACGGGTGTTATTGATAATAATAAAACGTTATTATTGAGTGGTGGCGAGTTAACCCAGGATGATACGAAAAGCGAGTCGTATAATTTACGTGGTCAGTTGACTTTTAATCGTTTTCTGGATAAGGAGAATATACATCAGCTCACGGCAACCGTGATCGGGGAGTTAAGTTCCACGACGTATTCCGGTTTTAAGATTGTTCGTAGGGGGTATATTCCGGATCGGGGAATGTTGTTTGATAAGGTTGAGATCGGATTGGATGAGGAGACGAATAGGCTGAAATATCCGGATTATTATACTTGGCTGGAATCCGACGATGCCCGTGGAACAATGAAAGATAATTTAACTCGTAAGGTGGGATTGGTTGCCAGTGCTTCTTATGTTTATAAGAATTCTTATATTTTGAATGCAAATATGCGGATTGATGCCTCGAATAAATTCGGGGATGCGAGTAATGATCGCTTGTTGCCGATTTGGTCTGTATCCGGACGTTGGAATTTACATGAGAATGTGTTGAAAAACGTGCGTCAAGTGAACACGCTGGCGTTGAAATTGTCTTTCGGTTACCAAGGAAATATGTCAGCGCAGGATTCACCCCGGTTGATTATTAAAAAAGGTACGACAAATGAATATTTTGGAGAGTACGAATCGACGATTACTCAATATCCTAACCCGGATTTGAAATGGGAAAAGACATCAACTTTGAATGCTGACGTGGAATTTTCTCTGTTTAATAATAAATTGAACGGTTCAATTGGATACTATTACCGTCACACAACGGATGCTTTCTTGAGTAAAACCGTTTCTTTCGTGAACGGGGTGGGGCAATATACCGTTAATAAAGGGGAGTTGACGAATCAAGGTTACGAGCTGACGCTTAATTTCGTGCCGATTAATACGATGACTTCTATAAACGGGCAGAATAAAGGGTTCGTGTGGAGATTTGATCCGAATTTCGGTTCTGTTTTCAACCAGTTGTTGGATAAGATAAAACCAAAGGATAAAACGATTCAAGATGAGATCAAATATTCGGATTATCTGAATGGTAGTGTGCAGATTGCCGGTCGTCCGTTGAACACGTTTTATTCGTATAAATTTAAGGGGTTGAGTCCGGAAGATGGTCGCCCGATGTTTTACGGGACAGAGGAGACAATGATGGTGAACGGGGAAGAAGTGAAGACTAGGGATGTTTATGCTGAAATGGATAAGGAAGAAGTGTTTATGACCGTCATGGAACGTTCCGGTTGCCGGGAACCGTTTTTACAGGGAAGTATCAGGAACTATTTCGGATGGAGAAACTGGGGGTTGAATTTGAACCTGTCTTATAGTATAGGGTCGAAAGTTCGGATGTTACAAATGTATCCGAACGGGACAACTGCCGCTCCGGGACCGGAGACGAATATGCGACGGGAATTTACTCGCCGTTGGCAACAGCCCGGTGATGAGAGATATACTAATATTCCCGGGTTATTGTCATCAAGAGAATACGAAAGTACGCTTAGCGGTTATTGGTGGAGTGGGATTCCGAACGAGTTTGCCTCGAATATCTGGAAAATGTATGATAATTCGAATTTGAGAGTTGCATCCGGGGATTATTTGAGATTGCAAAATGTTTCTTTGCGGTACGTTGTTCCTGAAAGGTTATGCCAGAAATTACTTTTGAAATCAGCCTATGTGAGCGTGACGGGTACGAATTTGTTTACTCTTTGCAGTAAGAAATTGAAAGGACAGGACCCCTCTCAATCCGGTTCTTCTTCATTGGTAAACTTGTCTATTCGTCCGATGTATTCATTCCAATTAAATGTAACATTCTAA